From Pararhodobacter zhoushanensis, the proteins below share one genomic window:
- the glnA gene encoding type I glutamate--ammonia ligase: MSVETVLKLISDEQVEYVDIRFTDPRGKLQHVTVVSDLVDEDFLEEGFMFDGSSIAGWKSIDQSDMKLMPDTSSVYIDPFYAEKTIALHCDVVEPDTGEVYDRCPRQTAKKAEAYLKSSGIGDTFYAGPEAEFFLFDDVRYSVTPQKVSFQIDADAAAWNTDAEFEGGNMGHRAAHKGGYFPVNPVDEAQDIRSEMLSTMKSIGIKVDKHHHEVATCQHELGMIFGGLVEQADNIQKYKYIIHNVAAAYGKTATFMPKPMKGDNGSGMHVNMSIWKDGKPLFAGDQYADLSIEALYFIGGILKHAKSLNALTNPSTNSYKRLIPGFEAPVLRAYSARNRSGCVRIPWTESPKAKRVEARFPDPAANPYLAFAALLMAGLDGIKNKTHPGEASDKDLYDLPPEELAAIPTVCGSLREALEELEKDHDYLLAGGVFTKSQLEGYMALKWDEVYAFEHTPHPIEYAMYYSC, from the coding sequence ATGAGCGTTGAAACGGTTCTCAAACTGATCAGCGACGAGCAGGTCGAGTATGTGGACATCCGCTTCACCGATCCGCGCGGAAAGCTGCAGCACGTCACGGTCGTGTCGGATCTGGTCGATGAGGATTTCCTCGAAGAAGGCTTCATGTTCGACGGCTCGTCGATCGCCGGCTGGAAATCAATCGATCAGTCGGACATGAAACTGATGCCGGACACCAGCAGTGTCTACATCGACCCGTTCTATGCCGAGAAAACCATCGCGCTGCACTGCGACGTGGTCGAGCCGGACACCGGCGAGGTTTACGACCGTTGCCCGCGTCAGACTGCCAAGAAAGCCGAAGCCTACCTGAAATCCTCGGGTATCGGCGACACGTTCTACGCTGGCCCGGAAGCCGAGTTCTTCCTGTTCGACGACGTGCGCTATTCCGTGACCCCGCAAAAAGTGTCGTTCCAGATCGACGCTGATGCGGCGGCCTGGAATACGGATGCCGAGTTCGAAGGCGGCAACATGGGCCACCGTGCTGCGCACAAGGGCGGCTACTTCCCGGTGAACCCGGTGGACGAAGCCCAGGACATCCGTTCGGAAATGCTGTCGACGATGAAGTCGATCGGCATCAAGGTCGACAAGCACCACCACGAGGTCGCGACCTGCCAGCACGAGCTGGGCATGATCTTTGGCGGTCTGGTCGAGCAAGCCGACAACATCCAGAAATACAAATACATCATTCACAACGTGGCCGCTGCTTACGGCAAGACCGCGACCTTCATGCCCAAACCGATGAAGGGTGACAACGGGTCGGGCATGCACGTAAACATGTCGATCTGGAAAGACGGCAAGCCGCTGTTCGCAGGCGACCAGTATGCGGATCTGTCGATCGAAGCGCTGTATTTCATTGGCGGTATCCTCAAGCACGCCAAGTCGCTGAACGCGCTGACCAACCCGTCGACCAACAGCTACAAGCGCCTGATCCCGGGCTTTGAAGCCCCGGTTCTGCGCGCGTATTCGGCCCGCAACCGCTCGGGCTGCGTTCGCATCCCGTGGACGGAATCGCCCAAAGCCAAACGCGTCGAAGCCCGCTTCCCCGATCCGGCAGCGAACCCCTACCTGGCCTTCGCCGCTCTTCTGATGGCTGGTCTGGACGGCATCAAGAACAAGACCCATCCGGGCGAAGCCTCGGACAAGGATCTGTACGACCTGCCGCCGGAAGAACTGGCCGCCATCCCGACCGTCTGCGGCTCGCTGCGCGAAGCCCTGGAAGAGCTGGAAAAGGATCACGACTACCTGCTCGCAGGCGGCGTGTTCACCAAGAGCCAGCTGGAAGGCTACATGGCGCTGAAATGGGACGAGGTTTACGCGTTCGAGCACACCCCGCACCCGATCGAATACGCGATGTACTACAGCTGCTGA
- a CDS encoding outer membrane protein, giving the protein MPVACRPVAAAACALLCVAAPVSAQDWSGTYAGLSAGYTESDVDWTAMGTSLFVPPNAGYSSAENGSTYGLHLGQRFQRDNGLVLGWEVGVADLDHDRLAENPYTSGETFQTQFGPMLTVTGQIGQATGNWLVYAEAGLAWAERRVTNRAPYCAVGPCTLDLSTSRPGFVLGLGVDYKVSDQMSIGVSYRNTRFGSSEEAGTVSQIGFPEQLRIDGDASVVSLRLNWYFN; this is encoded by the coding sequence ATGCCTGTTGCCTGCCGCCCCGTTGCCGCCGCCGCTTGCGCCCTTCTGTGCGTCGCGGCCCCTGTCTCAGCGCAGGACTGGTCTGGCACTTATGCAGGCCTGAGCGCGGGTTACACGGAAAGCGACGTTGATTGGACGGCCATGGGCACAAGCCTGTTCGTGCCGCCGAACGCGGGCTATTCCTCTGCCGAGAACGGCTCGACCTATGGTTTGCATCTTGGCCAGCGCTTTCAGCGGGACAATGGTCTGGTGCTTGGCTGGGAAGTTGGTGTTGCCGACCTTGACCATGATCGCCTCGCCGAGAATCCCTATACGTCCGGCGAAACCTTTCAGACCCAGTTCGGCCCCATGCTGACGGTCACCGGGCAGATTGGCCAAGCGACCGGCAATTGGCTGGTTTATGCCGAAGCCGGTCTGGCATGGGCCGAACGCCGGGTCACCAATCGCGCGCCTTATTGCGCCGTGGGGCCTTGCACGCTTGATCTTTCCACCTCGCGGCCGGGGTTCGTTCTTGGGCTCGGTGTGGATTATAAGGTGAGCGACCAGATGTCGATTGGCGTCAGCTATCGCAATACCCGCTTTGGCTCGAGCGAGGAAGCGGGGACTGTCTCGCAGATCGGCTTCCCGGAACAGTTGCGTATCGACGGCGACGCGTCCGTCGTCAGCCTGCGGCTGAACTGGTACTTTAACTGA
- a CDS encoding type I restriction endonuclease → MSIEQTIKLLSDRVNRHASTMQTEEAVKTAVVLPFLQSLGYDVFNPTEVVPEFTADAVGKRGEKVDYAIKIDDEIRILIECKPITTKLDKVHLAQLFRYFTVTSAKFAILTNGRHFQFFSDLDEPNKLDARPFFTFDLAEPQAHILAELVKFEKKGFNVQAILADAERLRYTSAVKSQIQKLMEDPPEDLVRLVVGPLHEGRFTAAIVDQFRGLVKSAFRDMVREAVQVRLSSALATTESAPEVAEETSDIVTTPEETEGFMIIKAIVGGTIRPSRVVMRDQKSYCGVLIDNNNRKPLARLHFNRTVKYLGLFDGEAEERVPLETLEDIYGHAGRLTATAARYAAT, encoded by the coding sequence GTGAGTATCGAGCAAACGATCAAATTGCTGTCGGACCGGGTAAATCGCCACGCCTCAACCATGCAGACCGAAGAAGCTGTCAAGACTGCCGTCGTGTTGCCGTTCTTACAAAGCCTTGGGTACGACGTTTTCAATCCGACTGAAGTTGTGCCTGAATTCACTGCTGATGCAGTGGGAAAACGCGGCGAAAAGGTCGACTATGCGATCAAGATCGACGATGAAATCCGTATCCTGATCGAATGCAAGCCTATCACGACCAAACTGGATAAAGTCCATTTGGCGCAGTTGTTTCGGTATTTCACTGTTACCAGCGCGAAGTTCGCCATTCTTACGAATGGTCGCCACTTTCAGTTCTTCTCTGACCTGGACGAACCCAACAAGCTTGATGCGCGACCGTTCTTCACATTTGACCTGGCTGAACCTCAGGCACACATTCTGGCCGAGTTGGTTAAGTTTGAGAAAAAGGGATTCAACGTTCAGGCAATTCTCGCGGACGCTGAACGCCTGCGCTACACGTCGGCGGTAAAGTCGCAGATCCAGAAACTCATGGAAGACCCGCCAGAAGATCTTGTTCGGTTGGTCGTAGGTCCGTTGCATGAGGGACGGTTTACTGCGGCGATCGTCGACCAGTTCCGCGGACTGGTGAAATCGGCCTTCCGTGATATGGTTCGCGAGGCAGTGCAGGTGCGACTGTCGTCGGCCCTTGCCACAACCGAAAGTGCGCCCGAGGTTGCCGAAGAGACCTCGGACATCGTCACGACCCCCGAAGAGACCGAAGGTTTTATGATCATCAAGGCGATTGTCGGTGGCACTATCAGACCTAGCCGCGTGGTGATGCGCGATCAGAAAAGCTATTGCGGTGTTCTGATTGATAATAACAATCGAAAGCCGCTTGCGCGGCTGCACTTCAACAGGACGGTAAAGTACCTCGGGCTGTTCGATGGTGAGGCAGAAGAGCGTGTTCCTCTGGAAACGCTTGAGGACATTTACGGGCACGCTGGGCGTCTGACCGCCACTGCCGCGCGCTATGCCGCGACCTGA
- a CDS encoding GAF domain-containing sensor histidine kinase: MRSVFAVPGLGSDNDALFEALCEATRKLLDCPVAHISILEDDTQWYKCVVGMDLDRMPREMSFCAYTVLTGDPLVVADLSADPRFKRHPMVVPGGPQARFYAGVPLVLASGQRLGSLCALDLKPHESPSEAQIAILVDLGRAVVAALEAAPPQPATLTDDLSAKQAFIALIGHELRTPLTILFGSLRLLEMQEGEPANPRLTRAARKSVEHLMALVETIIHFSDASSGEVTLNEQLCDLSELFAVIEGMTLPGASGALKTIERDPDFVSLRVQLDPDHMKTALNALALNAINHGGDQIRVGARRDGDGNLELWVTDNGRLENHVNLARLYEPFVVGGDIKNRDTRGGLGLGLPLTRKLVELHGGDFLVRTTDTGTSAVIRLPVWRTEVPEPATARRA, encoded by the coding sequence TTGCGGTCTGTTTTCGCCGTGCCCGGCCTAGGGTCGGACAATGACGCCTTGTTCGAGGCGCTCTGTGAAGCCACCCGAAAGCTGCTGGATTGCCCCGTGGCGCATATCAGCATCCTTGAAGACGATACCCAATGGTACAAATGCGTCGTCGGGATGGATCTGGACCGCATGCCGCGGGAAATGAGCTTTTGCGCCTACACGGTCCTGACCGGCGATCCGCTCGTCGTCGCCGACCTGTCCGCCGACCCTCGGTTCAAGCGTCACCCGATGGTGGTCCCCGGCGGTCCGCAGGCGCGGTTTTACGCGGGTGTGCCGCTGGTTCTGGCGTCGGGTCAGCGGCTGGGCAGCCTGTGTGCGCTCGATCTCAAGCCGCATGAAAGCCCCTCCGAGGCGCAGATCGCCATCCTCGTCGATCTGGGCCGCGCCGTTGTCGCGGCCCTCGAAGCGGCACCACCGCAGCCCGCAACGCTCACCGATGATCTGTCGGCCAAGCAGGCCTTCATCGCCCTGATCGGCCACGAACTGCGCACGCCGCTGACCATCCTGTTTGGCAGCTTGCGCCTGCTCGAGATGCAGGAAGGCGAGCCCGCCAACCCGCGCCTGACCCGCGCCGCGCGCAAATCGGTCGAACATCTGATGGCGCTGGTCGAGACGATCATCCACTTCAGTGATGCCTCGTCGGGAGAGGTGACGCTGAACGAGCAGCTGTGCGACCTGTCCGAGCTTTTCGCGGTCATCGAAGGCATGACGCTGCCGGGTGCCTCGGGCGCGCTGAAAACCATCGAACGCGATCCGGATTTCGTGTCGCTGCGTGTTCAGCTTGACCCCGACCATATGAAAACCGCCCTGAATGCCTTGGCGCTCAATGCCATCAACCATGGCGGCGACCAGATCCGCGTCGGTGCGCGGCGGGACGGCGACGGCAATCTCGAGCTGTGGGTCACCGACAACGGACGGCTGGAAAATCACGTCAATCTGGCGCGGCTCTATGAGCCTTTCGTGGTGGGCGGTGACATCAAGAACCGTGACACGCGCGGCGGTCTGGGGCTGGGCCTGCCGCTGACCCGCAAGCTGGTCGAGCTGCACGGCGGTGACTTTCTGGTGCGCACCACCGACACCGGAACAAGCGCGGTCATCCGCCTGCCTGTCTGGCGCACCGAGGTCCCCGAACCCGCCACCGCGCGCCGGGCGTGA
- a CDS encoding Hint domain-containing protein — MLSSITPQLSPLPLATRRSRPTGLVPGTLVRTRDGEMPVEFLLAGDLIETADGLVELRGTSVLAARDVDVVVIEPGAPVAAVGQGRALVVPVDQQVLVSDWRAMILHGQAQMLTPASSLVDDLLVRRETRAAVPLIRLHFDTPQVIRADGIEVASASTRAPVAGVERYLH; from the coding sequence ATGTTGTCATCCATCACGCCCCAGCTGTCGCCGCTTCCGCTTGCCACGCGCCGGTCGCGTCCGACCGGGCTGGTGCCGGGCACGTTGGTTCGGACGCGGGACGGCGAGATGCCGGTGGAGTTTCTGCTGGCCGGGGATCTCATCGAGACGGCCGACGGTCTGGTCGAGCTGCGCGGCACCTCGGTGCTGGCGGCGCGGGATGTGGATGTTGTCGTGATCGAGCCGGGCGCGCCGGTGGCGGCGGTCGGGCAGGGCCGGGCGCTGGTGGTGCCGGTGGATCAGCAGGTGCTGGTCAGTGACTGGCGGGCGATGATCCTGCACGGGCAGGCGCAGATGCTGACACCGGCCTCGTCGCTGGTGGACGATCTGCTGGTGCGCCGGGAGACGCGCGCCGCCGTGCCTCTGATCCGGCTGCATTTTGACACGCCCCAGGTGATCCGGGCCGATGGGATCGAGGTCGCCAGTGCGAGCACCCGCGCGCCGGTGGCCGGGGTCGAGCGCTACCTGCACTGA
- a CDS encoding NAD(P)H-hydrate dehydratase has translation MIELVTSAQMRAIETAAIESGAVRGLDLMERAAEGVVAALVTRWPGAERACVLCGPGNNGGDGFAVARLLAARGWTVRVLAAAGADRMPPDAVSNARAWTGPVAPLTAEALAEGPQADVYVDAVFGTGLSRPVTGELARVVAALARVSARVVAVDAPSGLCLDSGRSLIPGGIPARAALTVTFGWRKPGHVLAQGPELCGEMVTVDIGVAAWREAAGVTASLVTPDDPAFAQLDKTTAAHKFTHGHALILTGGMGRTGAARLSARAALRIGAGLVTLGAPGSAMMEVAAQITALMLRRIDSPEALAEALADTRITALCLGPGLGIERAAALLGALREGGVKPRPTVVDADALTALGPVSGALPEDWVLTPHGGEFARLFPDLAARLSAEPANGPAFSRLDAGRQAAARAGCVVVLKGPDTVIAAPDGRSSVHAASGAQAAPWLATAGSGDVLAGIITGLLARGVGSYAAACTGTWLHAAAARHVGPGLIAEDLPEALPAVLRRVIGHPG, from the coding sequence GTGATCGAATTAGTAACATCTGCACAAATGCGCGCCATAGAAACGGCTGCGATTGAGTCGGGCGCCGTGCGCGGTCTGGACCTGATGGAACGCGCCGCCGAGGGGGTCGTTGCCGCCCTTGTGACCCGCTGGCCGGGGGCTGAACGTGCCTGTGTGCTCTGCGGGCCGGGCAACAACGGCGGCGACGGGTTTGCGGTCGCGCGGCTGCTCGCCGCCCGGGGCTGGACGGTCCGCGTGCTGGCGGCGGCGGGTGCGGACCGGATGCCCCCTGACGCGGTGTCGAACGCGCGGGCTTGGACGGGGCCGGTTGCTCCACTGACGGCTGAGGCGTTGGCAGAGGGGCCGCAGGCGGATGTCTATGTTGACGCGGTGTTCGGCACTGGCCTGTCGCGGCCGGTCACGGGCGAACTGGCGCGGGTCGTGGCAGCGCTTGCGCGCGTATCCGCGCGTGTGGTGGCCGTCGACGCCCCCTCAGGCCTGTGTCTGGACAGCGGGCGCAGCCTGATCCCCGGCGGCATCCCGGCCCGTGCCGCGCTCACCGTCACCTTCGGCTGGCGCAAGCCCGGTCATGTGCTGGCACAAGGACCAGAGCTGTGCGGCGAGATGGTCACCGTGGATATCGGCGTGGCCGCCTGGCGTGAGGCTGCGGGCGTGACGGCCAGCCTTGTCACCCCCGACGACCCGGCCTTTGCACAGCTCGACAAAACCACCGCCGCGCATAAATTCACCCATGGCCACGCGCTGATCCTGACCGGCGGCATGGGCCGCACCGGTGCCGCCCGCCTGTCTGCCCGCGCCGCACTTCGGATCGGGGCGGGACTGGTGACGCTCGGCGCGCCGGGGTCCGCGATGATGGAGGTCGCCGCGCAGATCACCGCGCTGATGCTGCGCCGGATCGACAGCCCCGAGGCGCTGGCGGAAGCGCTGGCCGACACACGCATCACCGCGCTCTGCCTTGGCCCCGGTCTGGGGATCGAGCGCGCGGCAGCGCTGCTGGGCGCGTTGCGGGAAGGCGGGGTGAAACCCCGCCCTACGGTGGTAGATGCGGATGCGCTGACCGCCTTGGGACCGGTGAGCGGCGCCCTGCCCGAAGACTGGGTGCTGACCCCGCATGGCGGCGAATTCGCCCGGTTGTTTCCCGATCTGGCCGCGCGCCTGAGCGCCGAACCGGCCAACGGCCCCGCCTTCTCGCGCCTCGACGCTGGGCGTCAGGCGGCGGCGCGCGCGGGCTGCGTGGTGGTGCTCAAAGGCCCCGATACGGTCATCGCCGCGCCCGATGGCCGCAGCTCGGTCCACGCCGCCAGCGGTGCTCAGGCTGCGCCGTGGCTGGCAACGGCGGGATCGGGGGATGTTCTGGCGGGGATAATCACCGGTCTCTTGGCGCGGGGCGTCGGCTCCTACGCCGCCGCCTGCACCGGCACGTGGCTGCATGCCGCCGCCGCGCGGCACGTCGGTCCGGGTCTGATCGCCGAGGATCTGCCAGAAGCCCTGCCTGCGGTACTGCGCCGTGTAATCGGCCACCCCGGGTAG
- a CDS encoding lysozyme inhibitor LprI family protein has translation MRSLLSTLTCLALLLPGAVQAASFDCTLTTLTPNEQVICQNRDLNDLDVEMATMFRLLSGLFAMGMRGAMHDDQSAWLRERMACGANAACIRDAYNRRLQALQAVYDGIDRPI, from the coding sequence ATGCGGAGCCTTTTGAGCACTCTTACCTGTCTTGCCCTGCTGCTGCCCGGCGCGGTGCAGGCGGCCAGTTTTGACTGCACGCTGACCACGCTCACCCCCAACGAACAGGTGATCTGCCAGAACCGCGACCTCAACGATCTCGATGTCGAGATGGCAACGATGTTCCGGCTGCTCTCGGGTCTGTTCGCAATGGGCATGCGCGGTGCGATGCACGACGATCAGAGCGCATGGCTGCGCGAGCGTATGGCCTGCGGTGCCAATGCCGCCTGCATCCGCGACGCTTACAACCGGCGTCTTCAGGCGCTGCAGGCGGTCTACGACGGCATCGACCGCCCGATCTGA
- a CDS encoding P-II family nitrogen regulator yields MKKIEAIIKPFKLDEVKEALQEIGIQGLSVIEVKGFGRQKGHTELYRGAEYVVDFLPKVKIEVVLTDDMVDPAIEAIIAAARTDKIGDGKIFVSPVEQVIRIRTGETGDDAV; encoded by the coding sequence ATGAAAAAGATCGAAGCTATCATCAAGCCCTTCAAACTGGATGAAGTGAAGGAAGCCCTTCAGGAAATCGGTATTCAGGGGCTGTCGGTGATCGAGGTCAAGGGCTTCGGACGCCAGAAGGGGCACACGGAACTCTATCGCGGCGCCGAATACGTCGTTGATTTTCTGCCCAAGGTTAAGATCGAAGTGGTGCTGACCGACGACATGGTCGATCCCGCGATCGAAGCGATCATTGCCGCCGCGCGGACCGACAAGATCGGCGATGGCAAGATTTTCGTTTCACCCGTCGAACAGGTGATCCGCATCCGCACCGGTGAAACCGGCGACGACGCGGTCTGA